CCAGGGGAGCAGTAGTGTTGCAAGTGATGCTTAAACAGCATAGCATATTTTGGTGGATTAATAAGCTGAGAGTAGCTGAAGGCCCGTTGTAACACTAACTCATGTTCCATCCATTCCACCTGCAGTGCTCCACCTTTCACATCCCAGCTAGCTGAAATGGAAGGTGCCTTTTCATTCAGATTTATGTCAGATCTGAGTTGAAAGAAACGTTCAGGAATTTAGCTGAATTGCACTGAGGACGTGTTCCAATTTAAGACTTGAAATTGATGGCATGTGCATATACATAAGTTGTATGTTTCTAAAACTATTTGGCATATAAATTTGGGATATGACTTCCTCTGATTCAGGCCTTTAATTTATACTTCATTTAAGTAACCTGCCATGTGTACCATGACAAAAttggttggtttattttctattatttgtttgtcttttaaaactgttcagaaatgttttagaaaCTGACTTCCAAAACTTTTGAAGCCTTGCAAAAACTTAAGCAACTTCACAGAATAATCAAGGTTGGAAGGAAACTTGCAGTCACCTGGTCCAACCCACTGCTGTGAGCATGACCAAATTAAGAGTTAGACTTGCTTTTTAAAGGTGATCTGGTTGATCAGTTTTGGTATTTTAAGCTGTAATTACTGACCAcagttaaataataatttaacaaTAATGTGCATGTATATAGATGTAGGAACTTCACTGTCTTTCTAAAAATAAGATACAATGTGCCACAGCTAATGGATGCAAAACAGAAGTCTAGATTTTAAGAACCTGCTTTTGGGATCCTGTTTTCCTTGAATTCCAGGGAAGGGCTCCCTTTGGGTTCGGTACAATCAAGGTTTTACCCATGGTCCTATTATAGATAGCAACGGGCTCCTGCTCTGGTGTATAGGTCAAATTGAAGGGAAAACATTTCATCTAGGCTGACAGGTTTTTCTTCTCCACTGTGCTTTGAGAATATTAGTTTTAAACTTGTAGGCTGATGATGTTTTTGTTGCtgggttgtttatttttagcagGGTGGCGTGTATTTCTGTGGAATAAAGTACATTGAAGACGGCTTAAGCTTACCCGAGTCTGGGGCAGAGGCTCAGAGTGCTCGCTACCACACAATTGAGCAAAATATTCAGATCCTGGAGGAGGAAGATGTTGAGTTTATCAGTGTGCCAGTCCCTGAGTTTGCTGATAGTGATCCTGCTGATATCGTCCATGACTTCCACCGGGTAAGAAATACTTCTGAAGAGCTTGAAAGGatttaaaactggaaaaatgcTCCCCCTCAGTCATCCTGATAAATGTACTCCCTAATTATTGTGGTGGGGGAAAGCAGAGGgtggaggaggcagcagaaaCGTTTTgatcagcagcaggctgcaagCAATTATTAACTGGGCATACAAAGTACAGCATTATACAGTCATCATGAGGGAGTCTGTAAAACACCATTTGCAAATACAATTCTGtttttagaaagggaaaaaaatcttagaGCTGTTTCCTTTTGTTAGTACGAGGAAGTAAAGAAAATATAGTTTGTGCTGTGCTTAGTCCACCAAGCCAGAATTTGACCAGCTGCTGTGGTGCCAGTGGAGTTTGGAAAGGGCTGTCATGGCTTTGGCCTCAGCTTGCAGGGACTGATTGCCTCTGACAAGAGTAGGTTCAGGCACCCCCAGAGGTGCACTCTGAGCAGGGCTCAAAAagcccaaagcagcagcagaaaggaaaggaagcaatGAGTTGTCTGACCTTGGAAGAGAGCTCTTTTCTCAGGTGCCTTAGGAAGCCTTGTGCACTACAGGCTACTGTGATTCCTAAAGGCACTGAACTAGGGTCTCAGAGCACTTTtagctgtttcttccttttttggaGAAACAACATTGATAGGGATCATGGTAATGAATTTTTTTGCTAAGGCAGTTGACAGGCCTACAGCTCTTGGTATTGGCGAGAGCTGTAAAACATTTAGAAACCCTTCTTTTCTGTAGCAGCCTGATGGAAGCTGTCTGATAGCGATGAAATGTTATGCAGCTGGTTTTCAGGAAGCTGAATTTCTGTGAACATTTGAAGACTTCACTGAGCAGCTTTTTAAAGCAAGGCTGAAAAAGAATAGGGAAGTGtcctatttttttaatgcaaaccTCAGAGTTACGGTTTTCCAGGCAGAATGGGTTCTACCTATCAAATATTCATAACCAGATCTGGAAGAAAACATTGCATGCTTAAGCTTAAGTCATTTAATATTCCTGAATATATTTAGGGAGCTTCTGTTAAGAGTTAGAGGAAAGACTCTAAAGAGGAAAATCCAGGAAAAACAAGGGGGGCTGGGAAGTATCTAAGAAGTGGATAGGGACAACATTGGAAATTTACTTTTTGATTTAATGGGTTAAAGGCTCTGCTCTAAAGGTCAGTGCAAGGATCATTTGCCATAGGCACAGCACTTACTCCCATGTAATGAGATTAACTGCACTGATGATTGCTGTCCTGGTACTATTTTGACTGTTGGGATCTTGGTGCTCAGCATTTTATATACGTCTGCAGCCTCAGAGCTTTCAGCAGCTTGAGATAATGTTGTGTTTAGCAGGAACAGATGCAGTAAAACTCAGCTGAGTGAACAGAGCCATAGGATTCATCAGGGTAATTCTCCGAGCTTTTACATCTCTGTCCCTGTCTTTATAAAATAATGACAAATACTGCCGTTCAGGTACTATAATTATTCAGTTAGGAATAATCGTTAATGCTTCAAGCcagtatttttgaaaataaaaggatttttgCTGTGTTATCTGtgacagtattttattttcccttcatatTCTGTTCTTGCCAGCAGTATTTCCCCTTTCCAGtataacaaaaatataaaagcatgGAGAATAGAGCAAAGTTTTTGCCCTGTTGTTCCAAAATGCAGGCACTAGGAATAAATCAATACTGTACTTGATTCTATAGCAGCTCAGCTACACCTTTGTAATTTCATTACTGTGGTGCATTTGAGCTACTTACCGCCTGCTGCCTTGCACAAATTCCTGTCATAGATTTAAACTCTCATCAGgctgccttttatttctgcGTTTACCTACCCTCGAATTGCGGTTGTTTGGACAGGTTTTGTAGTGAACAAAACAATAATCTGAAGAACAACACGAGGCAATAGCACTTTAGCAAAGTCTGCATGTGAATTTTCTGATGTTCTTGTAAttatgattaaaataaatacttcctCTACAGAGACTCACTGCCTACCTTGACCTTAGCCTGGATAAGTGCTATGTGATTCCTCTCAACACTTCTGTTGTTATGCCACCAAAAAATTTCCTGGAGCTGCTGATCAACATCAAGGTACGGTTAAATAGTAAGTGATTTGTTCTTAAGACAGGGGAAGAGGAGACGTTGTCCCCTCAGCTAACTCTGGCATTCACATGATGTGCATGTGTTAGTTAACTGATCACTAGAGATCTTtgcaaagagagaagaaagtcTACAGTGCTCTTAGTTAATTAATTACCATTGTGAAGGAATTGTTAATTTGaacaaatgtgattttatttttccatgctaCAAATTTAGCTGACAAAATCATGTGAATGCGGTGTACCTTGACTCTTTGATAGCCTTGtgtgttttttactttgtaATCCATTGTGGCTAAAGCTTCCATGAAGCATGTATCTACTGGACTAAGACTGGTTAGCTGAGATGCTTGAAGTGGATATACTGGGAAATCCTTTTAACACGAGCATTGTTTGAGGTATGGGTCCTTAGGGCTGGCTCCTAATTTGACCTGATCTGGTGGCTTGAGGGTGTGAGGTTTATTGGCTCTGCTATGTGCACTCCGGGAAATGAGATCTGGCACACATCACACAAGGTGTGATGGGCTAGTGCTGCATCCAAGTTCATGAGGCTTCCACCAGCCTTGAGATTCCACCTTCCTGTTTCCAGGGAGGTTTTGTTGTAGTAATGACAATTTGGACTGTATGGTTAGCAAAACCAACTTACGATTCTGCAAGCACTTGACCATGGAAAGGACAGAGATACCACAATCGCTGAACAGCCCAACATGAGTTTTCAGTATCATGTAGTGGGAGCTCCTAATGACTTCCCAGCAGGGTTTGATGATTGAACACTACTGCTGGGCTCGTGGTGCTGGCTGGCTTGTCGCCGCCACAGGGACATGCTGTTCTGTTAGGAGGAGGAACTGGGTGAAACATAATGGCCTGTGAAATAGAGGAGGCCAAAGTAGAAAATCTAATGGGATTTCTTACTAATTTAATATAAATcatctttatctttctttttaactctTACATATGTATGCTTTAATGCAGATTTGTATAgcatttattttggtttctttataGGACAGCAAAACACTCTTGGTGGTGAAGAGAGCTGATAAATTGTGTCTAAGATTTGGGGAAAGTGTTACAAATTTCATTTTACTGGGCTTTTATAACTTcagaatttttattattgtcTTTGGGTTTGCATCTTCCAAAAAAGGCTTTGGAGTTAGGCCTCCAGAAACCATTTCAGCCATTTCTTAGGGGTTTGTATATATAAATGAATTTCACAAGTAAGTCCTCTGCTGCGTTTTCGCTGCCTATTTTGAGACTGGCTATTTAACTGCACTTTCATTTCACGTACACAAGGATGAGGTGGTGTCTGTAAAACTCAGTGACCCCATATCTTTTTATTTCGTGTATGctgttctgtttccatttttagtTCACACAAATTCCACTGTTAAAATCTGTTAATTTCCTACTTTGCTATTAGTACTAAATCAAATATGCTTGGTTTACAAGTAAGAGGATAACCAGGCTTCTTGCATTTAATTGGAAATCTGTGCAAAAGCGAACTGTTTTGATCATTGTCCCAGTCAGCGAGTGCCCTAATTTTATGAGACATCTGTTTAATTCTCATTGTATTAACAAAAAGCTATGGGCATTTGATGTCTCAGAAAATCAGGTTAAATATTTTGTAACTGAAATTTGGGAAACGGTTCTGCAAACGCACAAAGTGAGTAAATTTCTGCTCATTGTCCTGCGGCCACACTGGTTGCACAAGGAAAATATGTATGATATTAAAGTGCTTGTTTGATTAAAATGAGCTCTGAATACATGCAGAGGGCATTTTATGAAAGTGGAAGTGCTATgggctgttttgtttcttagaCTAAAATTCtggctttcttttaaagaacCATATTTCTATATATTGATACAGTTTGCTTGAATATGCAGACATTGAAAGGCCTCCTTTCCTtgggaagaaaagctgaaaccCAGGTCCAATATTTGTTCATCCACCTCCTTCCCATTGCTGAGCCAGCTGGCCAATTTTAACCGTATGTGATGCACTGAATGTCTCAAAGATGATGATATTTGTGGCTGTGCTGGATCCCAGTGCTCGGTAATTGCTtgtgcagcagctgggcagaggaGATTACCACATTGAGCTCTCCCTCTTCCTGCACCCCACGAGAAGGCCATATCCATGGAGTGGTCCAGGAGGTCCTGCAGTTTAGAGGGCACAAGCCCAGGAGTGTCCTCCCAAGCTGCCCCaaggcttcagcagcagcagtgcccactCTGTCAGTGCCCTGCCCTGCTGAAATTCGGGAGACCAGCAGTTAAGATACAGTAATTTACAGTGATTTAATTACCAGATATCTCGTGGGATAATTTGAGAGTGTGAAGTCTTCCAAGCTCTTACTAAAAAAACAAATTGCTGTTGTTTTCCTCATAGTACATGCTGAAGAAAATTTTCATAATTTAAAGTGAATTTTAGTCCTTCCTTTACTGAAGAGAACAGCACTCAGTTGGTAACTCTTCAGCATGTCACTTGGACTGAAAAGGCAGTCTTGTTTTGCAATGGAAATTTCAAGATGTTTATTGTCAATACAGGGATCTTTCACCACAGATGTTGACTTTGTTTCCATAGTAAGTgatcattttattttaaggaagcAAGCAACACCTTCTCTACTGCCATAAACAAGAATCACACTAACAGGATTTCTTAAATGAAGCAATATCTGAAAGATGTTGATGGCCATTTACCAGTGGCAGTATTGGGAAATCAGCTGACAGCCAAGTATGTGCATCTTTAGATGTGTGCAGCGAGGTGTGTACAGAGCTGGGTTCCTCCATCACTTCAGCCATGGCAGAATAAAACAGAAGTGGCTGTAAAAGGCTTGGGAAGCCTTcacagctctttcttttttcagcatGTTGCCTTAAAACACCTGATATACCACACTGTGACTTCCTAATACCTTTCCACAGGAACAGTTGTGGGAATCACCATAATAACTTATGGGTCTagagggttttgggtttggcttGAGGGTTGTGATCCACATTGTTCATGGTATCACACGAGGCTTTCCAAACCCTGTAGGCTGCAGCTGGCATGCTTCATAGCAGCTCCATGTGGAGCATGTTTctgccagctcctctttggaaGCTCCGTTGGGATGTTGTTAATGAAGTGAAAACTGTGGATGGTAAGTGCAGCACTGATCTGGGGCAGGGGGTGCACCTGGAAGGAAACGTTTCTTCTCTACTGAACCCTGAAGTTAGTGTGGCAGGAGGGTGGTGGACGTGTGCATCAGTGGACAGGACACTTTGTGACCTTTTTGAATATAATCATTATTTATCTCTGTAGTGCAGTGCAGTCATGTACACATTTAGAGTAAAAATCCTGTGGGTAATATGTATTTTGGAAGAATTCTATGAAGATATGTCACAGCCGAGTTAAAGAACAAACACTTCTAAAGTTTTTCTTGTGTGCTCAGACCAGGAAAAGGCAGCTTTTGACAGAGCTGTTACATTTTTTTCAACAGGCTGGAACATACTTGCCTCAGTCCTACTTGATTCATGAGCAGATGATTGTTACTGATCGCATTGAAAACGTGGATCAGCTGGGATTCTTTATTTACCGCCTCTGTCGCGGCAAGGAAACCTATAAACTACAGCGCAAAGAAGCCATGAGAGGTAAGGTTCCTCCTTCCATCTTTGGAGTTGGCAGAAAGTTTAACAAATAGGCTTGATTGTGTTGAAAGAAATCACTCTTATTAAAGCAGGTGTTCCTTATGGCAGTAGCCAGCTCTGTGGGCTTAAGTACATCTGATATTTTCTGTGGAGCTATGGAAATAAGTCATTTTATTGTGCAGAAGTACTTAAGGCGCCATAACGTAGGAGCTGCTaaaatgtgtgcatgtgtgtgcatggttGTGTTTTCTGGGGTTCAGGCTTTTGTTGAGGCCTTTCTTTAATCTTGTTTCTTGACCCatccaccccaaaacaaaaaaaccccaacaaactcACTTTAATATAAGAGAAGCCATAGCCTTGTAGTCCAAGTTCAGAATTgtgactttttacaagggcatgtagtgataggacaagggggaatggctttaaaccaaAGAGGGTAGATAGGGAgaaagttcttc
This Lathamus discolor isolate bLatDis1 chromosome 4, bLatDis1.hap1, whole genome shotgun sequence DNA region includes the following protein-coding sequences:
- the ITM2B gene encoding integral membrane protein 2B isoform X1, whose amino-acid sequence is MVKVSFNSALAQKEAVKKEEENSQVLILPPDAKDPEDAVPVGQRRAWCWCMCFGLAFMLAGVILGGAYLYKYFAFQQGGVYFCGIKYIEDGLSLPESGAEAQSARYHTIEQNIQILEEEDVEFISVPVPEFADSDPADIVHDFHRRLTAYLDLSLDKCYVIPLNTSVVMPPKNFLELLINIKAGTYLPQSYLIHEQMIVTDRIENVDQLGFFIYRLCRGKETYKLQRKEAMRGIQKREAVNCRKIRHFESRFAMETLICEQ
- the ITM2B gene encoding integral membrane protein 2B isoform X2 gives rise to the protein MVKVSFNSALAQKEAVKKEEENSQVLILPPDAKDPEDAVPVGQRRAWCWCMCFGLAFMLAGVILGGAYLYKYFAFQGGVYFCGIKYIEDGLSLPESGAEAQSARYHTIEQNIQILEEEDVEFISVPVPEFADSDPADIVHDFHRRLTAYLDLSLDKCYVIPLNTSVVMPPKNFLELLINIKAGTYLPQSYLIHEQMIVTDRIENVDQLGFFIYRLCRGKETYKLQRKEAMRGIQKREAVNCRKIRHFESRFAMETLICEQ